The following are from one region of the Micromonas commoda chromosome 12, complete sequence genome:
- a CDS encoding predicted protein, giving the protein MQRGASLGRAMVSLATRGAPAHLARARSGATATTSSLTRASSHNGARHHATWSLQPSHPTPRPPHRATRGRPSSPPVVARSSTTDSTSTSAIKGDRVTLPPPGDVHLWIMDPADAADPALCRDYRERCLPASERDALESEAANMTEGALRQATHSKALMRWVLARYCGGEVAPADLRFAHGEHGKPRLVGVGGGATSSSSNPSASHDDDDDDDDAAWTRIRFSVSHTNRLVVLAVTSAPGIEPALQQRWKPCGSPTPSASPGWGADVPANASHEVGVDCEDERRRTSAAADKLAGRWLSALEHDALKAIGDDDARASAFMRTWTLKEAYVKALGTGIAAHPFGGFDVTLRQSDGRSKVSSGLAPPSSPGVITLTERSGTSAVERRAWAATASRWRMALLKPRADDSLLVAVCADGGSREGSNDASAGMNVRVRWTVPMVGDVAEGTRPPPTLIARSEGFGALE; this is encoded by the coding sequence ATGCAGCGAGGCGCCTCGCTGGGTCGGGCGATGGtatcgctcgcgacgcgcggcgccccagcgcatctcgcgcgagcgaggagcggcgcgaccgcgaccaCATCCTCgctcacccgcgcgtcgtcgcacaaCGGCGCGCGACACCACGCGACTTGGTCGCTCCAACCGAGTCATCCcacgcctcgcccgccgcaccgcgcgacgaggggacggccgtcgtcgccccccgtcgtcgcgcgatcgtccacgaccgactccacgtccacgtccgcgatCAAGGGCGATCGCGTGACGCTTCCGCCCCCGGGCGACGTGCACCTGTGGATCATGGAcccggcggacgccgcggacccggcgctgtGTCGCGACTACCGCGAACGATGCCTGCCGGCGTCCGAGCGAGACGCGCTGgagtcggaggcggcgaacatGACGGAAGGAGCGCTGCGACAGGCGACGCACAGCAAGGCGCTGATGCGATGGGTCCTCGCGAGGTactgcggcggcgaggtggccCCGGCAGACCTCCGgttcgcgcacggcgagcaCGGCAAGCCCAGACTCGTCGGCGTGGGTGGGGGGGCGACGTCCTCATCGTCCAATCCCTCGGCATCccacgatgacgacgacgacgacgacgacgccgcgtggacgcggatCCGGTTCAGCGTCTCGCACACCAACCGCCTGGTGGTCCTCGCCGTCACGTCCGCTCCGGGTATCGAACCCGCGCTCCAACAGCGGTGGAAACCGTGCGGCTCACCGactccgtcggcgtccccggggtggggcgccgacgtcccgGCAAACGCGTCGCACGAAGTCGGCGTGGACTGCGAAGACGAACGGAgacggacgagcgcggcggcggataaGCTCGCGGGACGATGGctcagcgcgctcgagcacgaCGCCCTCAAGGCCATCGGGGACGATGACGCACGCGCTTCAGCGTTCATGCGCACGTGGACGCTGAAGGAAGCGTACGTCAAGGCGCTCGGCACGGGCATCGCGGCGCACCCCttcggcgggttcgacgtGACGCTTCGTCAAAGCGACGGTCGTTCCAAGGTTTCTTCGGGTTTGGCACCGCCGTCATCACCAGGCGTCATCACGCTCACGGAGCGGtcggggacgagcgcggtggagaggcgcgcgtgggcggcgactgcgtcgaggtggaggaTGGCGCTGTTGAAGCCGAGGGCGGATGACTCTCTGCTCGTCGCGGTTTGCGCCGACGGGGGCTCCCGCGAGGGTTCGAATGACGCGTCTGCGGGGATGAACGTGAGGGTGCGGTGGACGGTGCCGATGGTGGGGGACGTGGCGGAGGGAACGAGGCCGCCTCCCACGCTCATCGCTCGCTCGGAGGGGTTCGGAGCGCTCGAGTAG
- a CDS encoding predicted protein, with translation MVLYRPPMNTHKVTTMIQSGRTGVTIAWAASSAQKEGRNAFRARTAPAPMATKKITVLDEGAPLLGAGLPPIRTKVGAPSPGGAHASRRAHGAATNGTTRSTMGAFAAAVLLVTGAGGAAYRYRTHQLQAGEMSVVAQRTLAKLQEKPQWCNSCAVVIPTDTYSGKGWGQQIDAADCVVRFNDRTPNTLSPEDLGMKDSIRVISGDGPGNPAWTSPCAAADGCEREFVTYDVSSDPNALRTLADAPEIELMSVLAGLLNTGDPHVALRNYATTNAYPSVPTWASAGFVAINALKHPRMCGSLAIYGVNALKSMHRADAEDATGTHDYPLEHHLMREAVEAKAPGWENVRVVDMDATANEVWSAPDDENLLAYSRVTTMYTPPTHLVPTSAEPKGLDKLRVDPVAAGDDGIRSGDLPDPNPGSGVGGVQRSSGDADAPVAGLAMKNARANARTRASTASVDTRGSSSSSSSSSSSTASTFAKPWTNVESDDDAAAAFAKPWSAGSEPDWSTYDAVNHASAVEHERDWGDVLGAWDEANEAHRAAYVPKKVYRHRGAPTTMAQAGRGLALPGE, from the coding sequence ATGGTTTTATATAGACCACCGATGAATACCCATAAGGTTACAACAATGATACAATCCGGTCGGACAGGTGTTACAATCGCGTGGGCCGCGTCTTCTGCGCAGAAAGAGGGCAGAAACGCCTTCCGCGCGCGCACAgctcccgcgccgatggCCACGAAAAAGATcaccgtcctcgacgagggcgcgccgctcctcggcgccggcctccCGCCCATCCGCACCAAGGTgggcgccccgtcgcccggcggcgcccacgcgtcccgccgcgcgcacggcgccgcgacgaacggcACGACGCGATCCACGAtgggcgcgttcgccgcggcggtgctcctcgtcaccggcgcgggcggcgcggcgtatCGCTACCGCACGCACCAGCTCCAAGCGGGCGAGatgtccgtcgtcgcgcagcgcACGCTGGCGAAGCTCCAGGAGAAGCCCCAGTGGTGCAACAGCTGCGCGGTCGTCATCCCCACCGACACGTACTCGGGCAAGGGATGGGGCCAGCAGATCGACGCGGCTGACTGCGTCGTCCGCTTCAACGACCGCACCCCGAACACCCTATCCCCCGAGGACCTCGGCATGAAGGACTCCATCCGCGTcatctccggcgacggcccggGCAACCCCGCGTGGACCTccccgtgcgccgccgccgacggatgCGAGCGAGAATTCGTCACCTACGACGTCTCGTCCGATCCAAACGCGCTCCgcaccctcgccgacgcgccggagATTGAGCTCATGTCCGTCCTCGCGGGACTCCTCAACACCGGCGACCCGCACGTCGCCCTACGCAATTACGCCACCACAAACGCCTACCCGTCCGTCCCGACGTGGGCATCCGCGGGTTTCGTCGCGATCAACGCGCTCAAGCACCCGCGCATGTGCGGCTCCCTCGCGATATACGGCGTCAACGCTTTGAAATCGATGCATcgagcggacgcggaggacgcgacgggcacgCACGACTACCCGCTCGAGCATCACCTCATGCGCGAGGCTgtcgaggccaaggcgccgGGGTGGGAGAACGTGAGGGTCGTCGACATGGACGCGACCGCGAATGAGGTTTGGTcggcgcccgacgacgagaaccTCCTGGCGTATTCTCGCGTGACCACGATGtacacgccgccgacgcacctggtgccgacgtccgcggagCCCAAGGGGTTGGATAAGCTCAGGGTCGACCCGGTGgcggctggcgacgacgggattcgatccggcgacctcCCGGATCCCAACCCGGggagcggcgtcgggggggtCCAACgatcgagcggcgacgccgacgcgcccgtcgcgggcctGGCGATGAAAAACGCGAGGGCGAACGCGAGGACTcgggcgtccacggcgtccgTGGACACCCGCGgctcatcctcatcctcatcctcctcatcctcgtccaccgcgtcgacgtttgCGAAGCCGTGGACGAATGTCGagtcggacgacgacgccgccgccgccttcgccaaGCCGTGGTCGGCTGGGTCCGAGCCCGACTGGTCGACGTACGATGCGGTGAaccacgcgtccgcggtggagcacgagcgcgattGGGGGGACGTGCTCGGGGCGTGggacgaggcgaacgaggcgcACAGAGCCGCGTACGTGCCCAAGAAGGTGTACAGGCACAggggggcgccgacgacgatggcgcaGGCCGGGAGGGGCTTGGCGCTCCCCGGGGAGTGa
- a CDS encoding predicted protein, whose translation CQRIGCDVVYDALRGNPPGCCRHHPGAPVFHDGTKQWSCCGARSHDFALFMEIKGCAVGRHTQVKPKVTRAAPSPNAAAPGAAPVPRGDPASKARCARCAQGFFCSDHAASAEAQAAYVDPYAARRATCHVYDDVDDLVDDVDPLEPRTCRNAGCGARYTEAENADDACLHHPGPPVFHERKKGWACCDVHVYDFDEFMRVPPCAKGRHRAHP comes from the exons TGCCAGCGCATCGGGTGCGACGTCGTCTacgacgccctgcgcggTAACCCGCCCGGATGCTGCCGCCACCatcccggcgcgcccgtgtTCCACGACGGGACCAAGCAGTGGTCGTgctgcggcgcgcggtcgcacGACTTTGCGCTCTTCATGGAGATCAAGGGGTGCGCGGTGGGGCGGCACACCCAGGTGAAACCAAAGGTgacacgcgcggcgccgtcacccaacgccgccgctccgggcgcggcgcccgtccc TCGAGGAGATCCCGCGTCCAAGGCCcgatgcgcgcgatgcgcgcagGGCTTCTTCTGCAGCGaccacgcggcgagcgcggaggctcAGGCGGCGTACGTCGACCcgtacgcggcgcgacgagcgacgtGCCACGTGTACGATGACGTGGACGATctcgtggacgacgtggacccgctcgagccgcggacGTGTCGCAACGCGGGATGCGGCGCTCGGTACACCGAGGCGGAaaacgccgacgacgcgtgcctGCACCATCCGGGACCCCCGGTGTTTCACGAGCGCAAGAAGGGGTGGGCGTGCTGCGACGTGCACGTGTACGACTTCGACGAGTTCATGCGCGTGCCGCCGTGCGCGAAAGGCAGGCaccgcgcgcatccg
- a CDS encoding predicted protein, whose protein sequence is MASIVEVAHATDGAPGKLAAPAPVARAMPEWSDKEKAKIRRVFDECDADHSGTVSFAEITRGLAKDKELARILGIPKEAATASGVEDLKAIFVGLDVDASGELDFDEFGLFFAERVEILRYLPGADDDDKFCVMTESAAHLSPNLAASFESKLAAVEPKVDGLAAAMLAQLPAAVKHFLEPSAILKDARARGKSLAAAGLTQVSLDAYAAAMLSALADALGDDAFTSAHSEAYGKCVRNLCDMYRLGAEDAQKAEREIKAAAIEAAKAKLAAEKLAATEAAAKADADAVAIEEAKTAAIEAAKAKLVAEKEAAQTALAAAKAAAEEAAKMAQAAIDAADAAEKAAIAELTEKAEADKALAVEAKKAKEAEAKAAEVAKKEAEKAAADAAKACELANKKRKEEDARRAKEREAAAKKAAKDKSKKTTAELQEEEAAKLERLAKALEEQARREYEAARAPLTLQPLESYAVDGAVPDKGSTWQYPTESDGWFRIHNTIRAEMTKLAAALDACAATGEPLPAWKVDAIKSYWSLHSALVRAHHAHEDDIFYPLLATRCALPPKLEIVHGDVLELSAAVDLAVNALEPGADLVPLVSAFDAYKATMEPHFAEEEAVCVPLMRAYFSFKEIAEVMAPMMKKMDPLVMGAFVHHQGSKDQFMKFMKQEKIPAIAWYADFKSMRTKYRAAQEAVAQALLTGVEPAQGKPAKTGKKDLADAMRCGLGEWAVPIPGYAPISFDEPIEKTEKEEPEPEPEPEPVPTVEEETAQEPVEAEGAEEAAEEEAIAEEAEPEAAEEEETPEAPAAAEEEVSAQEEKKEEEVSFA, encoded by the coding sequence ATGGCTTCCATCGTCGAGGTCGCCCACGCAACCGACGGCGCCCCGggcaagctcgccgcgcccgctcccgtcgcccgcgccatGCCCGAGTGGTCAGAcaaggagaaggccaagatCAGGCGCGTCTTCGACGAGTGCGATGCGGACCACTCCGGCACCGTGTCCTTCGCCGAGATCACCAGGGGCCTCGCCAAGgacaaggagctcgcgcgcatcCTCGGCATTCCCAAGGaggccgccaccgcctccggCGTGGAGGACCTCAAGGCCATCTTCGTCggtctcgacgtcgacgcctcgGGCGAACTCGACTTCGACGAGTTCGGCCTCTTCTTCGCCGAAAGAGTCGAGATCCTCCGCtacctccccggcgccgacgacgacgacaagttCTGCGTGATGACCGagtccgccgcgcacctctccccgaacctcgccgcgtcgttcgagtccaagctcgccgccgtcgagcccaAGGTggacggcctcgccgccgcgatgctcgcgcaactccccgccgcggtcaagcACTTCCTGGAGCCCTCCGCCATCCTTaaagacgcgcgcgcgcggggcaagtccctcgccgccgccggcctcaCCCAGGTTTCGCTCGACGcctacgccgccgcgatgctctccgccctcgccgacgccctcggcgacgacgccttcaCCTCCGCGCACTCCGAGGCGTATGGCAAGTGCGTCCGCAACCTCTGCGACATGTAcaggctcggcgcggaggacgcgcaaaaggcggagagggagatcaaggctgccgcgatcgaggccgccaaggccaagctcgccgccgagaagctcgccgccacggaggctgccgcgaaggctgacgccgacgccgtcgccatcgaggaggccaagaCCGCGGCCATCGAGGCCGCCAAGGCaaagctcgtcgccgagaaggaggctgcgcagaccgcgctcgccgcggccaaggctgcggcggaggaagccgccAAGATGGCCCAggccgccatcgacgccgccgacgccgcggagaaggctgccatcgccgagctcaccgaaaaggccgaggcggacaaGGCCTTGGCCGTcgaggccaagaaggccaaggaggctgaggccaaAGCCGCGGAGGTTGCCAAAAAGGAagccgagaaggccgccgcggatgccgccaAGGCGTGCGAGCTGGCCAACAAGAAGcgcaaggaggaggacgcgcggcgcgcgaaggagcgcgaggctgccgcgaagaaggcggccaaggacAAGTCCAAGAAGACCACCGCGGAGCtccaggaggaggaggcggctaagctcgagcgcctcgcgaagGCTCTCGAGGaacaagctcgccgcgagtacgaagccgctcgcgcgccactCACGCTCCAACCGCTCGAATCctacgccgtcgacggcgccgttccCGACAAGGGTTCGACATGGCAGTACCCGACCGAGTCCGACGGGTGGTTCCGCATCCACAACACCATCCGCGCGGAGATGaccaagctcgccgccgcgctcgacgcgtgcgccgcgacgggtgaACCTTTGCCCGCGTGGAAAGTCGACGCGATCAAGTCGTACTGGTCCCTCCACAGCGCGCTGGTGCGTGCGCACCACGCGCACGAGGACGACATCTTCTACCCGCTCCTCGCCACGCGTTGCGCGCTCCCGCCCAAGCTGGAGATtgtccacggcgacgtcctcgagctctcggcggcggttgacctcgcggtgaacgcgctcgagcccggcgcggacctcgtgCCGCTCGTGTCCGCCTTTGACGCGTACAAGGCGACGATGGAGCCCCacttcgccgaggaggaggctgtcTGCGTTCCCCTCATGCGCGCGTACTTCAGCTTCAAGGAGATCGCCGAGGTGATGGCGCCGATGATGAAGAAGATGGACCCGCTGGTGATGGGCGCGTTTGTGCACCACCAGGGCTCCAAGGACCAATTCATGAAGTTCATGAAGCAGGAGAAGATCCCGGCCATCGCGTGGTACGCCGACTTCAAGTCCATGCGCACCAAGTACAGGGCGGCGCAGGAAGCcgtcgcgcaggcgctgctcaccggcgtcgagcccgcgcaGGGCAAGCCCGCCAAGACGGGAAAGaaggacctcgccgacgcgatgcgctgcggcctcggcgagtggGCGGTTCCCATCCCCGGGTACGCCCCGATCTCCTTCGACGAGCCAATTGAGAAgaccgagaaggaggagcccgagcccgagcccgagcccgagcccgttcccaccgtcgaggaggagaccgCGCAGGAgcccgtcgaggcggagggcgcggaggaggcggcggaggaggaggcaaTCGCGGAAGaagccgagcccgaggcggcggaggaggaggagacgcccgaggctcccgccgccgccgaggaggaagttTCCGCccaggaggagaagaaggaggaggaggtcagCTTCGCCTAa
- a CDS encoding predicted protein, which translates to MEDFKEQWEPAVDKLDKAAKAFEGLDLDDLADGPEGFDITKGLWQQTGWQELDSLRRKLEELRELRDLVRSLGRGSGRGPLRRAPRQRDRRGMPVGLTRSPMEPEETAGLARSDDLSRMLPGEMALIAQGSRPARLLHFARRMERTLLSYERVGWAEEPAVTTDGMEIRPAAECGPIILCLDTSGSMMGARETVAKAMALECMRQAKSQQRACYLYSFSGPGDCQELELKVTGQGVSKLLEFLAGSFHGGTDVDEPFIRALDRLGQEEWSNADILLVTDGEIRPPDVDVVAKLDTAKEEMGLKVHGLLVGEPGAGADVVDALCTHTHTFKSWSAV; encoded by the coding sequence ATGGAGGACTTCAAGGAGCAGTGGGaacccgcggtggacaagctcgacaaggcggcgaaggctttCGAGGGCCTGGATCTGGACGATCTCGCCGACGGACCCGAGGGATTCGACATCACCAAGGGCCTGTGGCAGCAGACCGGCTGGCAGGAGCTCGACTCCCTGCGCCGGAAGCTGGAGGAGCTCAGGGAGCTGCGCGATCTGGTCAGGTCGCTCGGGCGGGGGTCCGGCCGCGGGCCCCTTCGCCGAGCGCCCCGTcagcgcgaccgccgcggcatGCCCGTCGGCctgacgcgatcgccgatgGAGCCCGAGGAGACCGCGGGCTTAGCTCGGAGCGACGACCTGTCCAGGATGCTGCCCGGCGAGATGGCGCTCATCGCCCAGGGAAGTCGACCGGCTCGACTGCTCCATTTCGCGCGTCGAATGGAGAGGACGCTGCTCTCGTATGAACGGGTGGGCTGGGCGGAGGAGCCCGCGGTGACCACCGACGGGATGGAGatccgacccgccgcggagtgCGGGCCGATCATCCTCTGCCTGGACACCTCGGGTTCGATGATGGGCGCCAGGGAGACGGTCGCCAAGGCGATGGCCCTGGAGTGCATGCGACAGGCCAAGAGCCAGCAGCGCGCGTGTTACCTGTACTCGTTCTCCGGTCCGGGCGACTGCCAGGAGCTGGAGCTCAAGGTGACCGGGCAGGGCGTCAGCAAGCTCCTGGAGTTCCTCGCCGGGTCCTTCCACGGCGGCACGGACGTGGACGAACCCTTCATCCGCGCGTTGGACCGTTTGGGTCAGGAGGAGTGGAGCAACGCGGATATCCtgctcgtcaccgacggcgagATTCGGCCCCCGGATGTCGACGTGGTGGCCAAACTTGACaccgccaaggaggagatggGGCTCAAGGTGCACGGGCTGCTGGTgggcgaacccggcgcgggcgcggacgtcgtggacgcgctcTGCACGCACACGCACACGTTCAAGTCGTGGTCCGCGGTGA
- a CDS encoding predicted protein: MGDEEESDSLGTVEERDYDVLSAVGLDRLRAKLDARDHETRTDGLRSLRRALEGPPGGPRDDREIPTPDPDAPRDEPEADDPEENLGDDAPNDAGEPAKAPAGPSARPLDAATVVRLFHTCSASLARALADPHPAVHAEACLATAALCAHCDGETMRTFSPWVARDAWPTLLTQLFGPRVVSDRAHMCAVACLGACRDPKLLEQVADAMERTRDGTNPLAATRLLDKVARILGDWPSGALLDACKPHAIRAIDAGLKHGGLAVDGARTTTNDDRDSKFHPKSAAEEKYSPRRRTELLDPGVGGGCVDATLAKTTDSHPSTVAVRVAAKAAFDVFEAAWPKHAEGWLRSGMEPRWRRLVTHGVLEMPEESGTYARGGYPSVPRGRTSAEVAEHEREEAFAERRNKGSDKGSNKGSANKDPDASEDVDARRLTIPGNFRTTPFQPPYAPLRAKPTHKVVASHPRPPPPKPLWVDPPSPVRRKFEAEKRAEDERRGAPLAEYYEAVRSRGGLSARECGVSTGSFDPNDVAKTAEESALYRDLEALDARMETLRVKSVGARMYEHYAEAFYRPGGATDSSEISAKRKVERDRETERAWRGELGDEEKLAPGDGKSAPRDGESAGVVERARRDAERLGADAGALPGFSLDAAGRLRRITQPSLQSLRTAGVNAKTPPKVSLATAALLGLPNDRVASPGTKGVDERVFTPSRTTEERARNLARIRAELSEFRRDLEAAAAADVPQGAGGRKVGTRGQKVGTLETGPWRRDRDATAKAADAFEREVTAANEERDEAKVRKAAAKSAVERHRIQHALKVKKLARENLEFEERMFREAEDERVRKEAEHAAALKALAFKARMETEMAGTYALSAEELLAYPGPPNPYELGATSFAKKDQKDQKDADKRTTDKKPAAGPKAGPKAGPKAGPMAWGGRDKSPAAARAERARAAEKERHERDREARRRLSAAAAKASAGGARDREGGRGTKEGARVSWDENLERTEGGSSADADAGRGKPGGEAEFDSRPLREKVPIGRSY, encoded by the exons atgggcgacgaggaggagtcAGACTCGCTCGGGAcggtcgaggagcgcgattACGATGTCCTCTCCGCCGTGGGACTGGACCGGCtccgcgccaagctcg ACGCCCGCGACCACGAGACGCGAACGGACGGCCTGCGCTCGCTGAGACGGGCGCTGGAAGGACCCCCGGGCGGTCCGCGGGACGATCGCGAGATTCCGAcgcccgaccccgacgcgccgcgcgacgagcccgaggctgACGACCCCGAGGAGaatctcggcgacgacgcgccgaacgacgcgggggagccGGCGAAAGCCCCGGCCGGCCCGTCCGCCCgcccgctcgacgccgccaccgtcgtccgcctcttCCACACGtgctccgcgtccctcgcgcgcgccctcgcggatcCGCATCCGGCGGTCCACGCCGAGGCCtgcctcgccaccgccgcgctgtgCGCCCActgcgacggcgagacgatGCGGACGTTTTCGCCGTGGGTCGCGCGTGACGCGTGGCCGACGCTTCTCACGCAGCTCTTCGGACCGAGGGTGGTGTCCGACAGGGCGCACAtgtgcgcggtggcgtgccTCGGGGCGTGCAGGGACCCGAAACTGCTCGAGCAAGTCGCGGATGCGATGGAACGAACCCGCGATGGTACAaacccgctcgccgcgacgaggctcCTGGACAAGGTGGCGCGAATCTTGGGCGATTGGCccagcggcgcgctcctggaCGCGTGTAAACCCCACGCGAtccgcgcgatcgacgccgggTTGAAGCacggcggcctcgccgtcgacggcgcgcgaacgaccACGAACGACGATCGCGACTCAAAGTTCCATCCAaagtccgccgccgaagaaaAGTACTCCCCCCGGCGCAGGACGGAGCTGCTGGatcccggcgtcggcggcgggtgcgtgGACGCCACGCTCGCGAAAACGACGGACTCTCACCcgtccaccgtcgccgtgcgcgtcgccgcgaaggcggcgttCGACGTCTTCGAGGCGGCGTGGCCCAAGCACGCGGAGGGGTGGCTTCGGAGCGGGATggagccgcggtggcgccggctGGTCACGCACGGGGTTTTGGAGATGCCGGAGGAGTCGGGAACGTACGCCAGGGGCGGGTATCCGTCGGtgccgcgggggcgaacgagcgcggaggtggcggagcacgagcgcgaggaggcgtttGCGGAGCGGCGGAACAAAGGGTCGGACAAAGGGTCGAACAAAGGGTCGGCGAACAAagacccggacgcgtcggaggaTGTCGACGCCCGGCGATTGACGATTCCGGGAAACTtccggacgacgccgttcCAACCGCCGTACGCCCCGCTGCGCGCCAAGCCCACACACAAGGTGGTCGCGTCTCACCCCCGACCGCCCCCTCCGAAACCCCTGTGGGTggacccgccgtcgcccgttCGACGAAAGTTCGAAGCTGAAAAGAgggcggaggacgagcgaaggggcgcgccgctcgcggagTACTACGAAGCCgtgcgaagccgcggcgggttgTCGGCGAGGGAGTGCGGGGTTTCGACCGGTTCGTTCGACCcgaacgacgtcgcgaagacggcggaggagagcgcgCTGTACAGggacctcgaggcgctggacgcgaggATGGAGACGTTGCGAGTCaagagcgtcggcgcgaggatgTACGAGCATTACGCGGAGGCGTTTTACCGgccggggggcgcgacggactcgTCGGAGATTAGCGCCAAACGCAAAGTGGAGCGCGACAGGGAGACGGAACGGGCGTGGCGCGGGGAGCTTGGGGACGAAGAAAAGTTGGCACCCGGGGATGGAAAGTCGGCACCCCGGGACGGGGAgagcgccggcgtcgtggagAGGGCCAGGCGGGACGCGGAGAGGCTCGgagcggacgccggcgcgcttcCCGGGttctccctcgacgccgcgggtcgacTTCGACGGATCACGCAACCGTCGCTTCAGTCGCTTCGAACAGCTGGCGTCAACGCGAAGACCCCGCCGAAGGTgtcgctcgccaccgcggcgctcctggGCTTACCAAacgaccgcgtcgcgtcgcccgggacgaaaggcgtcgacgaacgcgtcttcacgccgtcgaggacgacggaggaacgcgcgcgtAACCTGGCTAGGATCCGAGCCGAGCTGTCGGAGTTTAGGCGCGACCTCGaagcggcggccgccgcggacgtacCACAGGGAGCTgggggacgaaaagtcggcacccggggacaaaaagtcggcaccctgGAGACCGGGCCGTGGAGGCgggaccgcgacgcgactgcgaaggcggcggacgcgttcgagcgggaggtgacggcggcgaacgaggagCGAGACGAGGCGAAGGTTCGTAAAGCCGCGGCCAAGTCCGCCGTCGAGAGGCACAGGATTCAGCACGCGCTCAAGGTTAAGAAACTGGCGAGGGAGAACCTCGAGTTCGAGGAGCGCATGTtccgcgaggccgaggacgagcgggtccggaaggaggcggagcacgcggcggcgctcaaggctcTGGCGTTTAAGGCGCGAATGGAGACGGAGATGGCGGGAACGtacgcgctctccgcggaggagcttcTGGCGTACCCGGGGCCGCCGAATCCgtacgagctcggcgccaccTCGTTCGCGAAGAAGGACCAGAAGGACCAGAAGGACGCCGATAAGAGGACCACCGATAAGAAGCCGGCCGCGGGGCCCAAGGCGGGGCCCAAGGCGGGGCCCAAGGCGGGGCCCATGGCGTGGGGCGGGCGGGATAAATCGCCGGCTGCTGCTCgagcggagcgcgcgcgagcggcggaaAAGGaacgccacgagcgcgaccgcgaggcgcgtcggagattgtccgccgccgccgcgaaggcttcggcgggcggggcgcgggatcgAGAGGGCGGAAGGGGAACcaaggagggcgcgcgggtttCGTGGGACGAGAATCTGGAGCGGACCGAGGGAGGTTCgtcggccgacgccgacgccgggaggGGGAAaccgggcggcgaggccgagtTCGATTCCAGGCCTCTGCGCGAGAAGGTCCCGATCGGGCGCAGCTACTGA
- a CDS encoding predicted protein: DGEPGKETPVEPFGPWKVLGVSFGASDEEVRVAFKRLALIHHPDKGGNQDAFVEIRQAFEELTERRER; the protein is encoded by the coding sequence gacggcgaacCCGGGAAGGAGACGCCCGTCGAGCCGTTCGGCCCGTGGAAGGTGCTCGGCGTGAGCTTCGGCGCCAGCGACGAGGAagttcgcgtcgcgttcaAGCGGCTGGCGCTGATCCACCATCCCGACAAGGGCGGGAACCAGGACGCGTTCGTGGAGATTCGTCAGGCGTTCGAGGAGCTCaccgaacgacgcgagcgg